The nucleotide window ACCACTTCGCTGATATCGAGCGCCAGCCGGTCGGCGTAACGCTCGGCCAGCTCGGCCAAACGCGCCGGGTCGGCACCACGCGTGAGCTCGGTCACCATCTCGTTCGACATGTTCGCCACGGCGCACAGCCAATCGGCGTGCGAGAGCGGGGCGTCGCCTTCGAGATCGATGGGGCGCATGCTCGTCGCAATCGATTCGGGCAGGCCCCACTTGCGCGCGGCCGCTTCGGCCAGCTCGGGGAACGTGATGCCGAGTACGCGCTCACAGGCATCGCTGTCGCTGATGCCTTCTTCGACGGAAATTCGTTGAATCTCGACCCATTCGTTGGGGAAGCAGTAGGTCACGAGCAGGCGCGCCACATGATGCAGCAGCGTGCAGACCACGGCTTCTTCACCGTCGCGAATACCGTTCTTGGCGGTGATGTCGCGTGCGAAGGCCCCGGCGAGGGTGGCGCGAGCAAGCTCGCGCGCCATATCGTCACGGCGCGAGGCGACTTCGCCGAAGCCTTCCAGCAGCTTCAGGCTCAGCGCCAGGTGACCGATGGTATCGACGCCCAGAATCATGATGGCGCGCGAGACGGTCGTCACGTTGCAGCCGAACGGGGCGTACATGGCCGAGTTGGCCAGCCGGATCACTTTCTGGGTGAGGGCAAAGTCCGACAGCACCGACGACGCCAGGTCGGCAGTGCTGGTGTTTTCGCTTTGCATGGCAGACACGATGCCCGTGACCGAGCGTTGCAGCGACGGGAAGTCGCCGCGCTCAGCCATGCGCTGCCACAGCAATTCGAGCGTTTTTTCTTTCGTCAGGCTCATGTTGGCGGGGTGTCCGGTCAGTGTCCGGCATCCACGTTGAGGCGTCCGCTCGCGAAGGCCACCTCGAGTTCTCCCGCAGGCAGGGCTTTCGACACCAGCCAGCCCTGGATGGAATGGCAGCCGCGATCGATCAGCATCTGCCGTTGTTCTTCGGTCTCCACCCCTTCAGCGACCGCCGACAGACCCAATTCGCGTGCCAGCCCCAGAACGGCCGTCACAATCGTACGGTCGTTCGGTGACGTCGGCATGTCTTTCACGAAGCTGCGGTCGATCTTGAGCGCCGAGAGCGGGAATCGCTTCAGATAGCCCAGACTCGAATAGCCGGCGCCAAAGTCGTCCACGGCAAAGCGCACGCCCAACGTCTGCAATTCGCGCAAGACGAGGTTGGCCTGCTCCGGGTCGCGCATCAGCACGCTTTCGGTAATTTCGAGCACCAGCCGATGGCCTTCCACGCCTGAATCGGCAATCGCTTGCCAGACCAGACTCGGAAACGACGGATGGTGGAACTGCTGCGCCGAGACGTTGACCGACATGTACAGCCCGTCGAGCCGGGTGCTGCCCCAGCGCGCGAGCTGCATACAAGCGGCGCGCAGTGCCCAGCCGCCGAGCAGGTTGATCAGGCCGTTGGCTTCGGCCAGCGGAATGAACTCTGCGGGCGAGACCGGGCCGAGCGCCGGATGCCAGCGCATCAGCGCTTCCACACCCTTCACGTTGAGCGTGATCGGGTCGCAGATCGGCTGATAGTGCAAACTGAATTCACCGTTGTGAATGGCCTCGAACATGGCCGATTCCAACGAGAAAGCCTTCCGGTGCAGATCGCCCAGATCGTCCGTGTAGACGAACAGACCGTTGCGGCCGCGATCCTTGGCGCAATACATGGCGGCGTCGGCGTGCTTGATCAGCAGGCCGGCGGAATCGCCGTGTTGCGGGAAGAACGACACGCCGATGCTCGTGGTCAGGTGGAGCAGTTGATCGCCGACCTGAAACGGTTGCTGCACGGCGGAGAGCAGGCGCTTCATGATGCCGCCCAGCGCTTGTTCGTTGTCGCAACCAGGCAGCACGAGCACAAACTCGTCGCCGCCCATGCGCGCGGCCATGTCGGTTTCGCGAATCTGGGCGATCAGGCGTTGGCCGGCGTCGCGCAACAATTGGTCGCCCACGTCGTGGCCGAGCGAGTCGTTGACCTTCTTGAATCCATCGAGATCGAGCAGGGCGACGGCAAAGTTCGGGCCGCCTTCACGGGCGTGCTGAATCGCCTCGGTGATGCACTGCTGAATATATTGACGATTGCCGAGCCCGGTCACCGCATCGCGCACGGCCAGATCGGACAGGCGCGCTTCGTTTTCCTTGAACGCGGTGACGTCTTCCCCTTGAATCAGGAAGGTGGCAGGCGCGCCGGCGATACGAGGGGTGTACTGGGCGATGCGAAGCCGCATCCAGATGCGATCGGTCAGACCGCGCAGCAGTCGTACGGTGCACTGCTGGGGACCGAGGGTCTGGGCGGCGGAAAAGGCATCCTGCAACAACGGGACATCTTCGATGCCGGTCAGCTCCATGAGCGTCGCGTGATCGATGTACTCACGCGAGTACTCGAGCAGGCGAAGGGAGGCATCGGCAATGAAAAGGAAGCGGCCGTCGGCCGCGACATGTGCCGAGAGTCCGCCGGTCAGCTCGACCAGCGCCCGGGATAACGCCGGGGCCGGTGCCGGGGCGCTAACCTCGGCGAGTGCCGGTGCCAGGGTCGACGGTTCGACCAAAGGCACACCGGCTGGGAGTCGATCTGAACTCATTGTTGTTGTCTGTGCATGCTTCACGTCGAGCGCGACGCCGCTCATCTGCTTCCCCGTTCAGGCAAACGCGCTCATGGCCGGACTGGGTCCGGCAGGTGTCCGATGGATTGTGGGCCATTATAGCCAAAGACGCCAGCGATTTTGGTGGCTGCAACCCCCGTTTCATGCCGCTTTCCACAGGTTTTCCCTTGTGGGTTTTTTTCTGACAAGAGGACGGGATATTTTTCCTGCGCCACATCTGCCGTCTGGCCCATAACTGCCTCGAGAACGGCGTCTTTCCACGACGCCGGGCGGGACTGCCAAGCGTTATCGTGCGAGCGCCAGTCTACCCAAGCGCGAGCCGTTTGCGTGAGTTCGAATGATGGATTTTTGTCATTGCGATGCAACATCGCAATTCGAACAGGCAGGAGTCGATTCGTAGGAATACCCATCGGTGCGCATCCATTCTCATGAATGCCTATGGGCCTACTCACAACGTGGGAATGCGGGGGCGGGGAGGGAGGCGCGGAAGCGGATGAAGCGGATGAGGCGGATGAGGCGGATGAAGCGGGACTCCGGCGGCGCGGCCGAAGTCCTGAAAGATTACTGCTGTGACGTGCTTGTGTGGCTGTCGTGACCTTCGTGAGCCAGCGACCACGCGATGCAGGCGCGCGCCAATGCGGCAGAGGCATCCAGACCGAAACGCGCCAGCGGGGTCTCGCACATGGCCAGCGCGACCGGAATCTCCGTGCAACCGAGAATGACGCGCTGTGCGCCAGCCGCCAGCAACGGCTCCATCGCCATCGCCAGCGCCTCGCCACCCCGGCGGATCTCGCCCGCCTTGGTCAGCCGGATCCCCTCGTTGACCAGCGCCTGCTGGGCAAGCGGTTCGGCCGCCGAGACAAAGTGGTAACCCAGCGCTTCAAGCCGCGGACGATAGACATTGGCATGGTGCGTGCCTTCGGTCGCCATCAATGCGATGGGGGACCCCGGGGCGACGCAACGCGACAGTTCGCCTGCCACGGCATCCACCACGTCCAGCACCGGCAGATGGGTCCGGGTGCGCAACGCTTCCAGCCACGCATGCGCGGTGTTGCAGGCAATGGCAATGCAGCCCGCGCCCGATTGTTCCAGCGCATGAACGCCATCGAGCATGCCGTCCAGCGGCGACGCGCCATCGCGCAACAACGCCTCGGTACGGTCCGGAATCTGGGGCACGGAATACAGAATGAACGGGATGTGGTCCTGATCCCGGTCCGCCGGGTGCTGATCGACGATCTTGCGGCACAGGTCGATGCCCGCGGCTGGCCCCATGCCGCCCAGAATGCCAAGCGTAGCGTGCGTGTTCATGATGGTGGCAATTCAACTGACTGATGAAAATGATGCTTCGGCTGTCCGGAGGGGGGCTTCTCCCTCCCCCGGACTGCCGACGGACTGCTTTATGGCTTGACTACTGCTTCAACCGATCAGTCGTACGCCTTCGTGACCGGGTCCTTGAACATGGCGCGCATCTCTACCGTCATCGGGTAGTTCATGTTCTGGTTCTTCGGCGGCACCGGCTGCGTGAACCACTTGTTGTACAGCTTCTCCATTTCGCCCGACTTTTCCATGTCGGCGATGACCGTGTTCACCACCTTGGTAAAGGCCGGATCATCCTTGCGCAGCATGCACGCATAGTTTTCGAACTGGAGGTTCGGGCCGACGATCTCGTAACCCTTGGCTTCGTCCGCCGGCAGGGCGGCGCGCTGACCGTACAGCAGCGGCTCGTCCATCACGAAGGCCACAGCGCGGCCTTGCTTGACGGTCAGGAAGCCGTCCGAGTGTTCCTTGGTCTGGATCAGGTTGAAACCGATCTCGCCCTTCTTGCCCGACAGAATGCGGTCAGCCGTGGTGCCGGCCGTCGTCGAAATGGTCTTGCCCTTCAGGCTGTTCAGGTCGGTGATGCCCGAACCCGTCTTCGCAATCATCTTGATCGAGTACAGGAAGATGTTGTGCGAGAAGCCGACTTGCTTCGCACGCTCGAAGGTGTGGGTGGTCGAGCCGCACTCCAGATCGATCGTGCCGTTTTGCATCAGCGCGATACGGTTCTGCGAGGTGATCGGCGTTTCGGTGATCTTGATGTTCGGCAGGTTCAGGTCTTTCTTGACCGCGTCGACAATCTTCAACGCGATTTCCTGCGAGTAGCCGATCGTCTTGCCCGCGTTGTCCGTGTACGAGAACGGAATCGACGATTCGCGCACCCCGAGTGCGATCACGCCGGTGTCCTTGATCTTCTTGAGCGTTCCGGTCACTTCCTGCGCGCTGGCAGTGTGCGCGAACAGGCTGGCGGCAGCGCTGACGAGCAGCAGAGGGGCAAACAGCTTCTTCATGGTCTCAGTCCTATAGGAACAAATGGTGCGGTGGTCCGCACCGTTGGAATATCAAACCAAAAATACCGATACAACCAGACACGCCTTCCCAACGGTCCCCGTGGGAGTGAACAAATGCTTGCCGGCATACGATCGGCCTGGAAGGCCTGTCATGTTCCGGCACCGCGCATTACGCGGCCAGACGGGCAAACCCTGCCAGATCGACGGCCGGACGCTCGCCATCGATCGCATTGGCGATGACGCGCGCCGCGCCCATCGACAACGTGAAACCCAAACCGCCGTGGCCCACGTTCAGCCACAGATTTCCCAGCCGCCCCGCACGCCCCAGAATCGGACGCCCATGCGGCGTGGCCGGACGCATCCCCGTCCACTCCAGTGGTGCATGCGCACCGCGCAAGGCCGGGAACAAGTCGCCCGACAGCGAACGCAAGGCGTCGATGCGATGTTCGGCAATCCGAAAGTCGTAACCGACCAGATCGGCGATGCCCGCCACGCGCAAATGCTCGCCCAGACTCGCATACACGACCTTGTTGTCGGCATCCGTCACCGACACCTGCGGGCGCGCATCGACCGGTGCGTCGCGATACGTCAGGCTGTAACCCTTGAGCGGGTACAGCGAAATCGATTCGCCCACGGTGCGCAACAGCGGCATGGCCGCAAGACCGTTGGCGACAACCACGGCATCGACGGCGATATCTCCCGAGCGGGTGCGCACGGCGCGCACAGTGTCGCCACGCACGTCAAAGCCGGTAACGTCATGCTCGAAGCGCAACGCGCCGCGGGCATGGGCGCCGACGAGTCGCGCCAGTTCCTTGCACAGCAACTGGCAGTCGCCGGTGCCTTCGCCCGGGGTATGAATCCCGCCCGCCAGTTCGCCGGCAATCTTGCCGAGGGCAGGTTCCAGCGCAGCACAGGTGGCGGCGTCGACGCGACGCTGCGCGTAACCGAGGCCGTTCGCCAGTTCAAGCGAACGCTCTGCGGCGGCGAGCTTGGCGGCGTCGCGATACACCACGAGTTTGCCGCTCAGCCGATAGTCGAACGACACCGACTCCTGTGCGAGAAATTCCAGCATCACTTCGCGGCTATGCAGCCCGAGCGAGAGCAGACGCAACGTCGAACTGGCATTGGCCTGCGTGTTGCAATGCTTGACGAACTCGAGCGACCAGCGCCAGAAGTCCGGATCGAACGAAGGTTTGATTCGCAACGGCCCGGTGCGCGAGAACAGCAGTGACGGCAGTTGCGAAAGCACACCCGGTGCCGCCAGCGGCGACACGTAGCCGTAGCTCAACTGGCCGCCGTTGGCGAAGCTCGTGCCCAGACCCGGACCACGCCCGCTGTCGATGACCGTGACCTCGTGGCCGGCGCGCAGCAACTGATACGCGCTGGCGAGGCCGACGATGCCCGCCCCGATGACTCCAATATGCATGACGATGAATAACAACCAAAAACACAGTGAATTGCAAGGCGGAAAATATTCGCGGCAGCAGGACGGGGACCCCGCCGCAGGCGCTTTCTCCACGGCCTTTGTTACGCAGTGTAGAACGATAAAAATCGCCAACCTATGCGGTTTTGAGGCAGCATATGTCTTTTAGCTATAGGGTCGGCGCGACGCGCGGCTCACCACAGAGGCGGCAGCAGGCATGAAATTGCGGCATATCGAGACGTTTCGCGCAGTGGTTCTGACAGGCTCGGCCAGCGGCGCGGCGCAACTGCTCAACGTCTCGCAACCGGTGGTCTCACGCGTGCTGCAACACGCCGAGCAACAACTCGGCTTCAAGTTGTTCGATCGCGTGAAGGGCCGCCTCGTGCCCACGGCCGAAGCGCGCAGGCTCTACCCCGATGTCGAGCGCATCTTCAGCGATCTGGAGCGCCTGCGCACCACCTCGCGCAACCTGCGCCAGCACGGCGTCGGTCATCTGCGCATCGCCGCCACCCCCAGCCTCGCGCAAAGCCTGCTGCCCGCAGCCATCGAGCGCATGCGGCGGGCGCATCCCGACGTTGTCTTCGAACTCATCACGCACCACACGACGGAGATGATCACGGCGATCCTGACGTCGTCGGTCGACGTGGGCATCGTCTCGGCACCACCGATGGCGGCCGGTATCGTGAGCCGTCCGATTGCGCAGGGGCACATCGTGCTGGCCGTGCCGGCAGCGTGGCCCAAGCTGGCCCGTCGCGGGCAAGCCAGCGCCGAAGCGCTGATCGGCCGCGATCTCATCAAGCTGCACGACGACACACCGCTGGGCGCACTCATCAATGAGCGTCTGGAACAGACGGCGCTTTTGCAGGATGCCGAAGTGATGGTCCAGACGTACTCGCTCGCGGCTGCGCTGGTGGAACACGGGCTGGGCTACGCGTTGCTGGACCAGTTCACGGCCGCTAGCGCACACGTGCAGACGCAATGCCTGTACCGCGTGGCACCGGCCATCGAATTTCCCGTGGAAATGCTGCGCCCGGCGCATGAGCCGGAATCGGTGCTCGCCGATACGTTACGCCGTCATCTGGCGGATGTTGCAGAAGAGCTCAGTGCGCGCGCCGAAGCGCTTTGCGAAGGGCGCGAAATCGTCCTCGCGCCCGGTGAGGATGCGGACGAGGGCTGAGGCAGCGCCATCACGTCCTTGCCGAATCACGGCGGTGTTACCGGCAACCCGGTTCGCTCTTCACTTCGAAGTAAGAGAACGGCTGTCCTTGCAGCTTGCCCGCCAGCGACGGATAGTTTGCCGCCACGAAGCGGCGTGCACCGGCCATATCGAACTCGGTGCGTAACCATATCTGCCCGTCGTGACTGTCGAGCACGAGGGTGCCCGCATAAATGACATCGCCCCGGCGCACTTGCACCGTCGGCACCTTGCGGCCCTTGCAATAGCGGAAGCGGTAGCTGTTGTCGGCGGGGACGAATTCCATCGGGCCGAAGCGCTCGTTGCGCATGAGCGGCGAAACTCGCATGGCGACAAACCCGCGCGTCGGCGGGTTGGTGTTGAGGGTGCGCGTGACTTTGCCGCCGACGATGCCGTTGACGGTCTGCGAGAAGTCCGAGTAGTTCCACGGCCCCCAGGTGCTTTGCAAAGGCGTGTCGAGCCCGACGATCACGATGGCGTATTCGTCGAGGGTGTCTTCGGTGAGTTGGGGATTGGGCGGGACGCCCTTGGAACTGCACGCGGCGAGCAGCGCCGCAGTGAGAAGTGCCACAGTGACAAGCGCCGCGCACTGCGCAGCAAAGGGGGACAACAGGGCGCGTAACGTTTGCGACGACCTCATTGCAGCCTCCTTGCCGCGCGCGGCGTGGGTAGGTAGCTTAGTCCTGCTGCATGTACCGCACTTTGACCTTACGGTTCTTGACGCGACCGTCGTTGAGCTTGCGCAGCGCCACGGGGGCGATATCGCGCTCCACAGCAATATACGTGAAGTTCTCGAGCACGTTGATCTTGCCGATCTGGCTGGCCGCAAAACCTGCCTCGCCGGTCAGCGCGCCGAGCACGTCGCCCGGACGGATTTTGTCTTTCTTGCCGCCATACATCTGAAGGGTCACCATCGGCGGCAGCAAATGGCCGGCGCCCGACGGCGTCAGCTCGTCGAGCTTGTGCCACGGCACTTCACGGCCTTGCGACGCTTCGATCGCCCCCACCCGGCCCATCTCGTTCATGCTGACCAGACTGAACGCCCAGCCGTCTTCGTCCGCGCGGCCGGTACGGCCAACACGGTGCACGTACACCTCGGGGTCGGGCGTCACGTCCACGTTGATCACGGCTTCGAGCTGGGTGATGTCGAGCCCGCGCGCGGCCACGTCGGTCGCGACAAGCACCGAGCAGCTACGGTTCGCAAACTGAATCAGCACCTGATCGCGCTCGCGCTGTTCCAGATCGCCATGCAGCGTCAGCGCGTGGAAGCCTTCGGCAAGCAGCACGTCGGTCAGATCGCGGCACTGGGCGCGGGTGTTACAGAACGCAATCGTGCTGACTGGGCGGAAGTGGTCGAGCAACAGCCCCACGGCGTGCAGACGTTCTTCTTCGCGCACTTCGTAAAAGCGCTGGCGAATCTTGCTGGCGTCGTGCTTTTCTTCAAGGCGAATCTCGCGCGGCGAGCGCAGCAGGCGCTGGGCGAGCTTGCCGATCCCTTCCGGATAGGTCGCCGAGAAGAGCAGCGTCTGGCGCGAGGCCGGCGTCTGGCGGGCAACCGTGGCGATGTCGTCGAAGAACCCCATGTCGAGCATGCGGTCGGCTTCGTCGAGCACCAGCGTCTTCACGTTGGCCAGCGAGAGCGTTTCGCGCTCAAGGTGATCCATGATGCGGCCCGGCGTGCCCACCACGATGTGCGCGCCGTGCGCGAGGCTCTCAGCCTGCGGACGCAGCGGGGCGCCACCGCACAGCGTAAGCACCTTGACGTTGTCTTCGGCGCGGGCGATGCGGCGCACTTCCTGCGCGACCTGCTCGGCAAGCTCGCGGGTCGGGCACAGCACGGCGGCCTGCACGTTGAAGTCGCGCACATCGACGCGCTGGAGCAGTCCGAGCGCGAAGGCGGCGGTCTTGCCGCTGCCGGTCTTGGCTTGTGCAATGAGATCGTGCCCGGCGAGCATGTCGGGCAGCGCGGCGCCCTGAATGGGCGTCATCGAGACGTAACCGAGCCGTGCGAGGTTCTCCTGCATGGCAGGCGAGAGCGGCAGGCTCGAGAAGGGGGCGCCGTCGGCGCGTGAATCGGGGGCTTTTGAAGTCATGCGCAATTATACCGGCTTATCTCCGTCCAACCGGCGGGGTGCCGGCGCTGCCATACTGGGCGTCGTGCCGCCGTAGCGGGCTGCCGCCGCGGGTTGCCGCCGGTCTCCCCGACGCACCATTGCTGCCCGGGGCCACCCGGCGTAGCATGGCCTTGCCTGTCGATGACTCGTCCCATTCCTGCCGAGGTTTTTCATGCCTGCGCATCCGGAAGAGAAGGTCCGCCAGCACATGGCGGAAGTCGTGACCATGGCGCGCGAGCGCGCGCCCGACGTCGCTGCCCAGTTCGAACCCTTCGTATTGCATTACTACGGTCTTGCCGATGCCG belongs to Pandoraea norimbergensis and includes:
- the dbpA gene encoding ATP-dependent RNA helicase DbpA, with amino-acid sequence MTSKAPDSRADGAPFSSLPLSPAMQENLARLGYVSMTPIQGAALPDMLAGHDLIAQAKTGSGKTAAFALGLLQRVDVRDFNVQAAVLCPTRELAEQVAQEVRRIARAEDNVKVLTLCGGAPLRPQAESLAHGAHIVVGTPGRIMDHLERETLSLANVKTLVLDEADRMLDMGFFDDIATVARQTPASRQTLLFSATYPEGIGKLAQRLLRSPREIRLEEKHDASKIRQRFYEVREEERLHAVGLLLDHFRPVSTIAFCNTRAQCRDLTDVLLAEGFHALTLHGDLEQRERDQVLIQFANRSCSVLVATDVAARGLDITQLEAVINVDVTPDPEVYVHRVGRTGRADEDGWAFSLVSMNEMGRVGAIEASQGREVPWHKLDELTPSGAGHLLPPMVTLQMYGGKKDKIRPGDVLGALTGEAGFAASQIGKINVLENFTYIAVERDIAPVALRKLNDGRVKNRKVKVRYMQQD
- a CDS encoding LysR family transcriptional regulator; its protein translation is MKLRHIETFRAVVLTGSASGAAQLLNVSQPVVSRVLQHAEQQLGFKLFDRVKGRLVPTAEARRLYPDVERIFSDLERLRTTSRNLRQHGVGHLRIAATPSLAQSLLPAAIERMRRAHPDVVFELITHHTTEMITAILTSSVDVGIVSAPPMAAGIVSRPIAQGHIVLAVPAAWPKLARRGQASAEALIGRDLIKLHDDTPLGALINERLEQTALLQDAEVMVQTYSLAAALVEHGLGYALLDQFTAASAHVQTQCLYRVAPAIEFPVEMLRPAHEPESVLADTLRRHLADVAEELSARAEALCEGREIVLAPGEDADEG
- a CDS encoding transporter substrate-binding domain-containing protein, which produces MKKLFAPLLLVSAAASLFAHTASAQEVTGTLKKIKDTGVIALGVRESSIPFSYTDNAGKTIGYSQEIALKIVDAVKKDLNLPNIKITETPITSQNRIALMQNGTIDLECGSTTHTFERAKQVGFSHNIFLYSIKMIAKTGSGITDLNSLKGKTISTTAGTTADRILSGKKGEIGFNLIQTKEHSDGFLTVKQGRAVAFVMDEPLLYGQRAALPADEAKGYEIVGPNLQFENYACMLRKDDPAFTKVVNTVIADMEKSGEMEKLYNKWFTQPVPPKNQNMNYPMTVEMRAMFKDPVTKAYD
- a CDS encoding D-amino acid dehydrogenase, with the translated sequence MHIGVIGAGIVGLASAYQLLRAGHEVTVIDSGRGPGLGTSFANGGQLSYGYVSPLAAPGVLSQLPSLLFSRTGPLRIKPSFDPDFWRWSLEFVKHCNTQANASSTLRLLSLGLHSREVMLEFLAQESVSFDYRLSGKLVVYRDAAKLAAAERSLELANGLGYAQRRVDAATCAALEPALGKIAGELAGGIHTPGEGTGDCQLLCKELARLVGAHARGALRFEHDVTGFDVRGDTVRAVRTRSGDIAVDAVVVANGLAAMPLLRTVGESISLYPLKGYSLTYRDAPVDARPQVSVTDADNKVVYASLGEHLRVAGIADLVGYDFRIAEHRIDALRSLSGDLFPALRGAHAPLEWTGMRPATPHGRPILGRAGRLGNLWLNVGHGGLGFTLSMGAARVIANAIDGERPAVDLAGFARLAA
- a CDS encoding HDOD domain-containing protein — encoded protein: MSLTKEKTLELLWQRMAERGDFPSLQRSVTGIVSAMQSENTSTADLASSVLSDFALTQKVIRLANSAMYAPFGCNVTTVSRAIMILGVDTIGHLALSLKLLEGFGEVASRRDDMARELARATLAGAFARDITAKNGIRDGEEAVVCTLLHHVARLLVTYCFPNEWVEIQRISVEEGISDSDACERVLGITFPELAEAAARKWGLPESIATSMRPIDLEGDAPLSHADWLCAVANMSNEMVTELTRGADPARLAELAERYADRLALDISEVVSVGEEMARDTSHQEFIAISTRASNKNPPPAGKPLDSARRLADGLSEVRAATGETDAVGLLNLTLEAILQSLGFVNCAAFVRVPTSKVFEMRFGIGRDVQPLLGLTFPEAFEPDVFHLALTNGRAILIDNAREPRIVPRIPIWHRQHFAHVKSFFLLPVRQRNQTVALLYGDWGGALCAGGIGAKEMEFLHHMGEEISSKLESAAQHGGAAPVTASDSLRKPTGTTGTTGTR
- a CDS encoding putative bifunctional diguanylate cyclase/phosphodiesterase, producing MSSDRLPAGVPLVEPSTLAPALAEVSAPAPAPALSRALVELTGGLSAHVAADGRFLFIADASLRLLEYSREYIDHATLMELTGIEDVPLLQDAFSAAQTLGPQQCTVRLLRGLTDRIWMRLRIAQYTPRIAGAPATFLIQGEDVTAFKENEARLSDLAVRDAVTGLGNRQYIQQCITEAIQHAREGGPNFAVALLDLDGFKKVNDSLGHDVGDQLLRDAGQRLIAQIRETDMAARMGGDEFVLVLPGCDNEQALGGIMKRLLSAVQQPFQVGDQLLHLTTSIGVSFFPQHGDSAGLLIKHADAAMYCAKDRGRNGLFVYTDDLGDLHRKAFSLESAMFEAIHNGEFSLHYQPICDPITLNVKGVEALMRWHPALGPVSPAEFIPLAEANGLINLLGGWALRAACMQLARWGSTRLDGLYMSVNVSAQQFHHPSFPSLVWQAIADSGVEGHRLVLEITESVLMRDPEQANLVLRELQTLGVRFAVDDFGAGYSSLGYLKRFPLSALKIDRSFVKDMPTSPNDRTIVTAVLGLARELGLSAVAEGVETEEQRQMLIDRGCHSIQGWLVSKALPAGELEVAFASGRLNVDAGH
- the cuyB gene encoding cysteate racemase; this encodes MNTHATLGILGGMGPAAGIDLCRKIVDQHPADRDQDHIPFILYSVPQIPDRTEALLRDGASPLDGMLDGVHALEQSGAGCIAIACNTAHAWLEALRTRTHLPVLDVVDAVAGELSRCVAPGSPIALMATEGTHHANVYRPRLEALGYHFVSAAEPLAQQALVNEGIRLTKAGEIRRGGEALAMAMEPLLAAGAQRVILGCTEIPVALAMCETPLARFGLDASAALARACIAWSLAHEGHDSHTSTSQQ